The following proteins are encoded in a genomic region of Burkholderia stabilis:
- a CDS encoding GMC family oxidoreductase: MNHQFDYIVVGGGSGGSVVAGRLTEDPNTTVCLLEAGGSGNDMAINIPAGTVAMLPTRLNNWAFDTVPQRGLGGRVGYQPRGKALGGSSAINAMVYIRGHRSDYDTWAALGNPGWSYDEVLPYFRLSEHNERINDEWHGQDGPLWVSDLRSDNPFQARFLTAARQAGLPLTDDFNGAQQEGVGIYQVTQKQGERWSAARGYLFPHLGKRANLAVETHAQVRRILFEGKRAVGVEVLQKGTLKTFRARREVVLAAGALQTPQLLMLSGIGPKGELARVGIETLHNLPGVGRNLQDHPDFIFSYRTRSLDTMGISLGGSARMLREIMRFRRERRGMLTSNFAEGGAFLKTQPGLDAPDIQLHFLVALVDDHARRMHLGHGLSCHVCLLRPRSRGSVTLLNRDPAAAPLIDPAFLDDPRDLEDMVAGFKITRSLMNAPALAEWITRDMFTRDVHSDDEIRAVLRKRTDTVYHPVGTCRMGQDAMAVVDPQLRVHGIDGLRIVDASVMPTLIGGNTNAPTIMIAEKAVDMMRGVSRVAPAVRTAAVETRRFTTSGIAAGR; encoded by the coding sequence GCCTGCTGGAAGCGGGAGGCAGCGGCAACGACATGGCGATCAACATCCCGGCCGGCACGGTCGCGATGTTGCCGACCCGCCTCAACAACTGGGCGTTCGACACGGTGCCGCAGCGCGGGCTCGGCGGGCGCGTCGGCTATCAGCCGCGCGGCAAGGCGCTGGGCGGTTCGTCCGCGATCAACGCGATGGTCTACATTCGCGGCCACCGCAGCGACTACGACACGTGGGCTGCGCTCGGCAATCCCGGCTGGTCGTATGACGAAGTGCTGCCTTACTTTCGTCTGAGCGAGCACAACGAGCGCATCAACGACGAGTGGCACGGCCAGGACGGCCCGCTGTGGGTCAGCGACCTGCGTTCCGACAACCCGTTCCAGGCGCGCTTCCTGACGGCTGCCCGCCAGGCCGGCCTGCCGCTGACGGACGATTTCAACGGCGCGCAGCAGGAAGGCGTCGGCATCTACCAGGTCACGCAGAAGCAGGGCGAGCGGTGGAGCGCGGCGCGCGGCTATCTGTTCCCGCACCTCGGCAAACGCGCCAATCTCGCCGTCGAGACGCACGCGCAGGTCCGGCGCATCCTGTTCGAGGGCAAGCGTGCGGTGGGTGTGGAAGTGCTGCAGAAAGGCACGCTGAAGACATTTCGCGCCCGGCGCGAGGTGGTGCTGGCAGCGGGCGCGCTGCAGACGCCGCAACTGCTGATGCTGTCCGGTATCGGCCCGAAGGGCGAGCTCGCGCGCGTCGGCATCGAGACGCTGCACAATCTGCCCGGCGTGGGCCGCAACCTGCAGGATCACCCCGACTTCATCTTCAGCTACCGCACGCGCAGCCTCGATACGATGGGCATCTCGCTGGGCGGCAGCGCGCGAATGCTGCGCGAGATCATGCGCTTTCGCCGTGAACGGCGCGGCATGCTGACGTCGAATTTCGCCGAAGGCGGCGCGTTCCTGAAGACGCAACCGGGCCTCGACGCGCCCGACATCCAGCTGCATTTCCTGGTGGCGCTGGTCGACGACCACGCGCGACGCATGCACCTGGGTCACGGGCTGTCCTGCCACGTGTGCCTGCTGCGCCCGCGCAGCCGCGGCTCGGTCACGCTGCTCAACCGCGACCCGGCTGCCGCGCCGCTGATCGACCCCGCGTTCCTCGACGATCCGCGGGATCTGGAGGACATGGTGGCGGGCTTCAAGATCACGCGCAGCCTCATGAATGCGCCCGCGCTCGCGGAGTGGATCACGCGGGACATGTTCACGCGCGACGTGCACAGCGACGACGAGATCCGGGCCGTGCTGCGCAAGCGCACGGATACCGTCTATCACCCGGTCGGCACATGCCGCATGGGGCAGGACGCGATGGCCGTGGTCGATCCGCAGTTGCGTGTACATGGCATCGACGGGCTGCGCATCGTCGATGCATCGGTGATGCCGACACTGATCGGCGGCAACACCAATGCGCCCACCATCATGATCGCGGAGAAGGCGGTCGACATGATGCGCGGCGTGAGCCGCGTGGCGCCCGCGGTGCGCACGGCAGCGGTGGAAACGCGCCGGTTCACGACGTCGGGCATCGCGGCCGGCCGATAG
- a CDS encoding long-chain fatty acid--CoA ligase, which yields MSAIRSPFWPAHLAAHQVPPATNLFRHVEAAAARHPDKPFILFYDTPVSFARFQREAEHVAGFLQQRCGVKAGDRVLLYMQNSPQWMIAYYGILRANAVVVPVNPMNMTDELAHYIEDSGASTAFVAQDLYPRIAPLVGGASGLANVVVATYGDYVAQPSAVALPDFVAAPRHVDGPGVVHWRDALAAELAPGELTAGPDDICLMPYTSGTTGKPKGCVHTHRSVMCTAAGFVDWFDDPEDAIHLAVLPLFHVTGMQGGLNGPLYRGSTVVVLPRWDRDAAGRAIGRNRVSVWQSISTMMVDFLSNPNLQEYDLSSLRSLRGGGAAMPDAIARKLKDAVGLDYVEGYGMSETIAATHINPPARPKPQCLGIPVFDVDARIVDPITFQPVPQGEVGEIVMNAPQLMQGYWRNPDATRDAFVEIDGKRFLRTGDLGRVDADGYFFMADRLKRMINASGYKVWPAEVETMMYRHPAIKEVCVIGTRSAHRGETVKAFVVLDPAYPDGVTPDDVIAWVRDHMASYKVPRIVEFVDALPKSGSGKIMWRELQEREEAATAAAQGNAVV from the coding sequence ATGTCTGCCATCCGATCGCCATTCTGGCCCGCGCATCTGGCCGCGCATCAGGTGCCGCCCGCGACCAACCTGTTTCGTCACGTGGAGGCCGCGGCGGCGCGTCATCCCGACAAGCCGTTCATTCTTTTCTATGACACGCCGGTCTCGTTCGCGCGCTTCCAGCGTGAAGCCGAGCACGTGGCAGGCTTCCTGCAGCAACGGTGCGGGGTGAAAGCGGGTGACCGCGTGCTGCTGTACATGCAGAACAGCCCGCAATGGATGATCGCGTACTACGGCATCCTGCGTGCGAACGCGGTGGTCGTTCCGGTCAATCCGATGAACATGACCGACGAGCTGGCGCATTACATCGAGGATAGCGGTGCGAGCACGGCGTTCGTCGCGCAGGACCTGTATCCGCGCATCGCGCCGCTCGTGGGCGGCGCGAGTGGCCTCGCGAACGTCGTCGTGGCGACGTATGGCGACTACGTGGCGCAACCTTCGGCCGTCGCGTTGCCCGATTTCGTGGCTGCGCCGCGCCACGTCGACGGGCCGGGCGTGGTCCACTGGCGCGATGCGCTCGCTGCGGAACTGGCGCCGGGCGAACTGACGGCGGGCCCGGACGACATCTGCCTGATGCCCTACACGTCCGGCACGACGGGCAAGCCGAAAGGCTGCGTGCATACGCATCGAAGCGTCATGTGTACGGCGGCGGGCTTCGTCGACTGGTTCGACGATCCTGAAGACGCGATCCACCTGGCGGTGCTGCCGCTGTTCCATGTCACCGGCATGCAGGGCGGGCTGAACGGCCCGCTGTACCGCGGGTCGACCGTCGTCGTGCTGCCGAGATGGGACCGCGATGCCGCGGGCCGCGCGATCGGCCGCAACCGCGTATCGGTATGGCAGTCGATCTCGACGATGATGGTGGATTTCCTGTCGAATCCGAACTTGCAGGAATACGACCTGTCGAGCCTGCGCTCGTTGCGCGGCGGTGGCGCGGCAATGCCGGACGCGATCGCCCGGAAGCTCAAGGACGCGGTCGGGCTCGATTACGTCGAAGGCTACGGGATGTCGGAAACGATTGCCGCGACGCACATCAATCCGCCGGCACGCCCCAAGCCGCAGTGTCTCGGCATTCCGGTGTTCGACGTCGATGCGCGGATCGTCGATCCGATTACGTTCCAGCCGGTGCCGCAAGGGGAGGTGGGCGAGATCGTCATGAATGCGCCGCAACTGATGCAAGGGTACTGGCGCAATCCGGATGCTACGAGGGACGCGTTCGTCGAGATCGACGGCAAGCGCTTCCTGCGCACCGGCGACCTCGGCCGCGTCGATGCGGACGGCTATTTCTTCATGGCCGACCGGCTGAAGCGGATGATCAACGCATCGGGCTACAAGGTGTGGCCGGCCGAAGTCGAGACGATGATGTACCGCCATCCGGCGATCAAGGAAGTGTGCGTGATCGGCACGCGCAGCGCGCATCGAGGCGAGACCGTCAAGGCATTCGTCGTGCTGGACCCGGCATACCCCGACGGGGTGACGCCCGACGACGTGATTGCATGGGTGCGCGATCATATGGCGTCCTACAAGGTTCCGCGAATCGTCGAATTCGTCGATGCGCTGCCGAAATCCGGATCCGGGAAGATCATGTGGCGGGAACTGCAGGAAAGGGAAGAGGCCGCGACAGCCGCGGCTCAAGGCAACGCAGTGGTGTGA
- a CDS encoding EthD family reductase, with translation MSTLIVSYPRTEGATFDREYYLSKHGQLVGTAWSKFGLQSAEFLFPSSTRQPFVCVAILRFGDQAGIDMALSSGETREVMSDVKNFTDITPTIFRADD, from the coding sequence ATGTCTACCTTGATCGTGAGCTACCCACGCACGGAAGGAGCGACCTTCGACCGCGAGTATTACCTCTCGAAGCATGGTCAACTCGTCGGCACGGCGTGGAGCAAGTTCGGTCTGCAATCTGCCGAATTCCTGTTTCCGTCATCGACCCGGCAACCCTTCGTTTGCGTGGCGATACTGCGTTTCGGCGATCAGGCAGGAATCGATATGGCGCTCTCTTCCGGTGAAACTCGCGAGGTGATGAGCGACGTGAAGAATTTCACCGATATCACGCCGACGATTTTCCGCGCGGACGACTGA
- the pntB gene encoding Re/Si-specific NAD(P)(+) transhydrogenase subunit beta has product MTSNLTTVSYIGAAILFILSLGGLANPETARRGNLLGMIGMLIAVLATVAGPRVSAAGIPYVVAALAVGGAVGLYAAKKVQMTQMPELVALMHSLVGLAACLVGFASYIDTSLQFSGAEKAIHEVEIYVGILIGAITFAGSIIAFGKLSGKIGGKPLLLPARHWMNLAALLIVIYFCRAFLHAESIQDGMLPLVVMTVISLLFGVHMVMAIGGADMPVVVSMLNSYSGWAAAATGFMLGNDLLIVIGALVGSSGAILSYIMCRAMNRNFISVIAGGFGSGAGAPAAAGGGAQPAGEAVAVSAAETAELLREAKRVIIVPGYGMAVAQAQHTVFELTKLLREKGVDVRFAIHPVAGRMPGHMNVLLAEAKVPYDIVLEMDEINGDFPEADVSMVIGANDIVNPAAQDDPTSPIAGMPVLEVWKAKTSIVMKRSMASGYAGVDNPLFYKDNNRMLFGDAKSMLGEVFGMLAI; this is encoded by the coding sequence ATGACTTCAAACCTGACTACCGTCTCCTATATCGGCGCCGCGATCCTGTTCATCCTCAGCCTCGGCGGCCTCGCCAACCCTGAAACCGCGCGTCGCGGCAACCTGCTCGGCATGATCGGCATGCTGATCGCGGTGCTGGCCACCGTGGCCGGTCCGCGCGTGTCGGCCGCGGGCATTCCGTACGTGGTCGCGGCACTGGCCGTCGGCGGCGCCGTCGGCCTGTACGCCGCGAAGAAGGTGCAGATGACGCAGATGCCGGAACTGGTCGCGCTGATGCACAGCCTGGTCGGTCTGGCGGCCTGCCTCGTGGGTTTCGCGAGCTACATCGACACGTCGCTGCAGTTCAGCGGCGCCGAGAAGGCCATCCACGAAGTGGAGATCTACGTCGGCATCCTGATCGGCGCCATCACCTTCGCGGGCTCGATCATCGCGTTCGGCAAGCTGTCGGGCAAGATCGGCGGCAAGCCGCTGCTGCTGCCGGCGCGGCACTGGATGAACCTGGCCGCGCTGCTGATCGTGATCTACTTCTGCCGCGCGTTCCTGCATGCGGAAAGCATCCAGGACGGCATGTTGCCGCTCGTCGTGATGACGGTGATCTCGCTGCTGTTCGGCGTGCACATGGTGATGGCGATTGGCGGCGCGGACATGCCGGTCGTCGTATCGATGCTCAACAGCTACTCGGGCTGGGCGGCGGCGGCCACCGGCTTCATGCTCGGCAACGACCTGCTGATCGTGATCGGCGCGCTGGTCGGCTCGTCGGGTGCGATCCTGTCATACATCATGTGCCGCGCGATGAACCGCAACTTCATCAGCGTGATCGCGGGCGGCTTCGGCAGCGGCGCAGGCGCTCCGGCGGCAGCCGGCGGCGGCGCGCAGCCGGCCGGCGAGGCGGTCGCGGTGAGCGCGGCGGAAACGGCCGAGCTGCTGCGCGAGGCGAAGCGCGTGATCATCGTACCCGGCTATGGGATGGCGGTGGCGCAGGCCCAGCACACGGTGTTCGAACTGACGAAGCTGCTGCGCGAGAAGGGCGTCGACGTCCGTTTCGCGATTCACCCGGTCGCGGGCCGCATGCCGGGCCACATGAACGTGCTGCTGGCCGAAGCGAAGGTGCCGTACGACATCGTGCTGGAAATGGACGAGATCAACGGCGACTTCCCCGAAGCCGACGTGTCGATGGTGATCGGCGCGAACGACATCGTGAACCCGGCCGCGCAGGACGACCCGACGAGCCCGATCGCCGGCATGCCGGTGCTGGAAGTGTGGAAGGCGAAGACGTCGATCGTGATGAAGCGCAGCATGGCTTCGGGCTATGCAGGCGTCGACAATCCGCTGTTCTACAAGGACAACAACCGCATGTTGTTCGGCGACGCGAAGTCGATGCTCGGCGAGGTTTTCGGCATGCTCGCGATCTGA
- a CDS encoding high-potential iron-sulfur protein has protein sequence MIKSRRNFMITSAGIASGLALSRVAFADAAKVSETDATAVALGYLTDATRVNKAKYSKYAAGEDCRNCTLYQGKPNDPFAPCPIFGGKQVAAKGWCSAYSKRA, from the coding sequence ATGATCAAGTCCCGCCGGAATTTTATGATCACGTCCGCAGGCATTGCTTCGGGACTCGCGCTGTCACGCGTTGCGTTTGCAGATGCAGCCAAGGTGTCGGAAACCGATGCGACGGCGGTCGCACTGGGCTACTTGACCGACGCGACCCGCGTGAACAAGGCGAAGTATTCGAAGTATGCAGCGGGGGAGGACTGTCGGAACTGCACGTTATACCAGGGGAAACCGAATGATCCGTTTGCCCCGTGCCCGATTTTCGGCGGCAAGCAGGTTGCGGCCAAGGGCTGGTGCAGTGCGTATAGCAAAAGAGCTTGA
- a CDS encoding NAD(P)H-dependent flavin oxidoreductase, which produces MKTQITELLGIEHPIVQGGMHFVGLAELAAAVSNAGGLGILTALTQPTAQALADEIRRCRELTDKPFGVNLTFLPVRTPPDYAGYVKAIIDGGVKVVETAGNNPRKWLPGLHEAGIKVIHKCTSVRHALKAEALGCDAVSVDGFECGGHPGEDDVPNFILLPRAADALSIPFLASGGMADGRSLVAALSLGAAGINMGTRFVATREAPVHPRVKEAIVQASELDTRLVMRPLRNTERVLRNAGVDRLLEKERQLGAEIRFEDIVDEVAGVYPRVMRDGDLDAGAWSCGMVAGLIHDVPSVAELIRRVMSEAEQIVRQRLSKMIG; this is translated from the coding sequence ATGAAAACGCAAATCACCGAGCTTCTCGGCATCGAACACCCCATCGTTCAGGGCGGCATGCATTTTGTCGGCTTGGCCGAACTGGCCGCTGCGGTTTCCAACGCGGGAGGGCTGGGCATCCTGACAGCGCTGACGCAGCCCACGGCGCAGGCGCTCGCCGACGAAATCCGTCGCTGCCGCGAACTGACCGACAAGCCATTCGGCGTGAACCTTACCTTTCTTCCCGTGCGCACGCCGCCGGACTACGCCGGATACGTGAAAGCGATCATAGATGGCGGCGTCAAGGTCGTGGAGACGGCGGGGAACAATCCTCGGAAATGGTTGCCGGGGTTGCATGAGGCCGGTATCAAGGTCATTCACAAATGCACCTCGGTGCGCCACGCGCTCAAGGCCGAGGCGCTTGGCTGCGATGCGGTCAGCGTGGATGGTTTCGAGTGCGGCGGTCATCCCGGCGAAGACGATGTGCCCAATTTCATCTTGCTGCCGCGTGCAGCCGACGCGCTGAGCATCCCGTTTTTGGCATCCGGAGGCATGGCTGACGGCCGCTCACTGGTCGCCGCCCTGTCTCTCGGCGCCGCCGGCATCAATATGGGCACGCGCTTCGTGGCGACCCGGGAAGCACCCGTGCATCCGCGCGTGAAGGAAGCGATCGTTCAGGCCAGTGAACTGGACACGCGTCTGGTCATGCGGCCGCTGCGAAATACCGAGCGTGTGCTCCGCAACGCGGGCGTCGATCGCCTGCTGGAAAAAGAGCGGCAACTGGGCGCCGAGATCCGCTTCGAGGACATCGTGGACGAAGTGGCGGGCGTCTACCCGCGTGTCATGCGAGACGGCGACCTCGATGCCGGCGCGTGGTCCTGCGGCATGGTCGCGGGACTCATCCACGACGTTCCCAGCGTTGCCGAGCTGATCCGTCGGGTGATGAGCGAGGCCGAGCAGATTGTCAGGCAACGCCTGTCAAAGATGATCGGCTGA
- a CDS encoding LLM class flavin-dependent oxidoreductase, whose amino-acid sequence MTQAAEDVCITRISFLTPGNYAADDPLPGLEQTLELFRIGEALGYDCAWVRQRHLERAVSSAATFLAAASQHTTRIGLGAAVIQMGYENPFRLAEDLATVDILSRGRLNVGLSAGAPPHGALLGDRLFDGAPEQIDFSHARVARLRANLTGELLGDEQCFVESPAGRERPRVMPYAPGLTQRLWYGGGSLRSAEWAGRNGFNLLIGNLNFGERSDDFFDTQRGHIDTFRANWRGAHPPRIALGRVIVPTDSADRVSRRRYRAFAAQRVERTRGPQGPRRTLYAQDLVGSAAEIAERLLADPVVRQIGELRLELPYDFAPDEYEQILTDFMLHVAPCLGGQGVRSVASPPELPASGARS is encoded by the coding sequence ATGACGCAAGCGGCCGAAGACGTGTGCATCACGCGGATCAGCTTCCTGACACCCGGCAACTATGCGGCGGACGATCCGTTGCCGGGCCTCGAGCAGACGCTCGAGCTGTTCCGGATCGGCGAGGCGCTCGGCTACGACTGTGCGTGGGTGCGTCAACGCCATCTCGAGCGGGCCGTGTCGTCGGCGGCGACGTTTCTTGCAGCGGCGAGCCAGCATACGACCCGGATCGGGCTCGGCGCGGCCGTGATCCAGATGGGTTACGAGAATCCGTTCCGGCTGGCCGAGGATCTGGCGACCGTCGACATCCTGTCGCGCGGCCGCCTGAACGTCGGGCTCAGCGCGGGTGCGCCGCCCCACGGCGCGTTGCTCGGCGACAGGTTGTTCGACGGCGCGCCGGAACAGATCGACTTTTCGCACGCGCGCGTCGCACGGCTGCGCGCGAACCTGACGGGTGAACTGCTCGGCGACGAACAGTGTTTCGTCGAATCGCCGGCCGGGCGTGAACGGCCGCGCGTGATGCCGTATGCGCCCGGGCTGACGCAGCGGCTCTGGTATGGCGGCGGCTCGTTGCGTTCGGCCGAATGGGCCGGCCGCAACGGCTTCAACCTGCTGATCGGCAATCTGAACTTCGGCGAGCGCTCGGACGATTTCTTCGACACGCAGCGCGGTCACATCGACACGTTTCGGGCGAACTGGCGCGGCGCGCATCCGCCGCGCATCGCGCTCGGGCGCGTGATCGTACCGACCGACAGCGCGGATCGGGTCAGCCGCCGACGCTATCGCGCGTTCGCCGCGCAACGCGTCGAGCGTACGCGCGGCCCGCAAGGCCCGCGTCGCACCCTGTATGCGCAGGACCTGGTCGGCAGCGCCGCGGAAATCGCCGAGCGTCTGCTTGCGGACCCGGTCGTCCGGCAGATCGGCGAGTTACGCCTGGAGTTGCCGTACGACTTCGCCCCCGACGAGTACGAGCAGATCCTGACCGACTTCATGCTGCACGTCGCGCCGTGTCTAGGCGGACAGGGCGTGCGAAGCGTGGCGTCGCCTCCCGAACTGCCTGCGTCGGGGGCGCGATCGTGA
- a CDS encoding sugar ABC transporter ATP-binding protein: protein MNGVSAHRAQRSPSSPVLSAAGIAKRFDATVALASLDLSIAAGEVVALMGANGAGKSTFVKILSGVIRPDGGTLTLRGAPYRPASPHAAKRLGVATVHQSVADAVVPTLSIADNLLLDRLCDPASPWRATPAARRAAAQPLAGRVGLDADVSAPLASLSLADQQRVTLARALAAQPGLLILDEPTASLSAPEAQRLFALLDVLRDDGVAILLVSHRLGDLRRIADRVAIVRDGRIVADLAAPVDFDAAVETMIGRPLPKARAADAGRVASSPDAGLGLRNFRLTPASAPFDLDVRRGEIVAIAGPVGGGKSRLASAIFGAARPAAGEMTLDGRPWRPRSPADAIRAGVFLAGEDRWRSSLFPDSVPFASIAGTISFPFLSRWFAGGAVRPARERAAAAAAIAAFGIRCTGPDDRLAHLSGGNQQKVVLARWHAERARLLLLDEPFQGIDAGARADIVDTLRRHAHERATLVFVSDLEEAAEIADRIVRFDRATLDSPLPSSS, encoded by the coding sequence GTGAACGGCGTCTCTGCGCATCGAGCGCAACGATCGCCGTCGTCGCCCGTGCTGAGCGCTGCCGGCATCGCGAAGCGGTTCGACGCGACCGTCGCGCTGGCGTCGCTCGACCTGTCGATCGCGGCCGGTGAAGTCGTCGCGCTGATGGGCGCGAACGGCGCGGGCAAATCGACCTTCGTGAAGATCCTGAGCGGCGTGATCCGGCCCGATGGCGGCACGCTGACGCTGCGCGGCGCGCCTTATCGGCCGGCTTCGCCGCACGCGGCGAAGCGGCTCGGCGTCGCCACCGTGCACCAGTCGGTTGCCGACGCCGTCGTGCCGACGCTGTCGATCGCCGACAACCTGTTGCTCGACCGGCTGTGCGATCCGGCCTCGCCGTGGCGCGCAACGCCGGCCGCGCGGCGCGCCGCGGCACAACCGCTCGCCGGGCGCGTCGGGCTCGACGCCGACGTGTCGGCGCCGCTTGCGTCGCTGTCGCTGGCCGATCAGCAGCGCGTGACCCTGGCGCGCGCGCTCGCCGCGCAGCCCGGCCTGCTGATTCTCGACGAGCCGACCGCGAGCCTGTCCGCGCCGGAAGCGCAGCGGCTCTTCGCACTGCTGGACGTATTGCGCGACGACGGTGTCGCCATCCTGCTGGTGTCGCACCGGCTCGGCGACTTGCGCCGCATCGCCGATCGCGTCGCGATCGTCCGCGACGGCCGGATCGTCGCCGACCTGGCCGCGCCGGTCGATTTCGATGCCGCCGTGGAAACGATGATCGGGCGGCCGTTGCCGAAAGCGCGCGCGGCGGATGCGGGCCGCGTCGCCTCGTCGCCCGACGCCGGCCTCGGCCTGCGGAACTTCCGGCTCACACCGGCCAGCGCGCCGTTCGATCTCGACGTCCGGCGCGGGGAGATCGTCGCGATCGCGGGCCCGGTCGGCGGCGGCAAGTCGCGCCTGGCCAGCGCGATCTTCGGCGCTGCGCGCCCGGCCGCCGGCGAGATGACGCTCGACGGCCGGCCGTGGCGGCCGCGCTCACCGGCCGACGCCATTCGGGCCGGCGTGTTCCTGGCCGGCGAGGACCGCTGGCGCTCGTCGCTGTTTCCTGACAGCGTGCCGTTCGCGTCGATCGCCGGCACGATCAGCTTTCCGTTCCTGTCGCGCTGGTTTGCCGGCGGCGCGGTGCGGCCGGCCCGCGAACGCGCGGCCGCCGCGGCGGCGATCGCTGCCTTCGGCATCCGCTGCACGGGCCCGGACGACCGGCTCGCGCACCTGTCCGGCGGGAACCAGCAGAAAGTCGTGCTCGCGCGCTGGCACGCGGAACGCGCGCGGCTGTTGCTGCTCGACGAACCGTTTCAGGGCATCGACGCCGGCGCGCGCGCCGATATCGTCGATACGTTGCGGCGTCACGCGCATGAGCGCGCGACGCTCGTGTTCGTCAGCGATCTCGAAGAGGCGGCCGAAATCGCGGATCGCATCGTGCGGTTCGATCGCGCCACGCTCGACTCTCCGCTTCCGTCTTCCTCCTGA
- a CDS encoding ABC transporter permease encodes MKPVSSSLARDALPARAARRPAPARIRAVLERTGILVVLAALVVVFALREPAFLNVDNLFSILQAVSIVALLGIGVTITLAAGGFDLSVGSVAASAQMAASYVLVVWHGGALAAVAACIVLGVAAGLFNGLLITRLRVPDQLATLGTLFLLAGLQLIPTGGRSLATGSVLPDGTDATGVFPAAFLALGRLRLFDVVPLPVLLLAAVTVLACVAMEATRWGRVIYAIGGNETAARLAGAPAARYRVAAYVVSGAIASLGGVLVAARVGRGDVSAGHSLLLDAVAAALVGYAVWGAKRPNVFGTVVGAVFVGVLLNGLTMLNAPYYMQDFIKGVLLVLALAFTFGIGRRGDARA; translated from the coding sequence ATGAAACCCGTTTCCTCTTCGCTGGCGCGCGATGCCTTGCCTGCCCGAGCGGCGCGCCGCCCCGCGCCTGCCCGCATCCGCGCAGTGCTCGAACGCACGGGCATCCTGGTCGTGCTGGCCGCACTCGTCGTCGTGTTCGCGCTCAGGGAGCCGGCGTTCCTGAACGTCGACAACCTGTTCAGCATTCTGCAGGCCGTGTCGATCGTCGCGCTGCTCGGCATCGGCGTGACGATCACGCTCGCAGCGGGCGGCTTCGATCTGTCGGTGGGCAGTGTGGCCGCGTCCGCGCAGATGGCCGCCAGCTACGTGCTGGTCGTCTGGCACGGCGGCGCGCTCGCGGCGGTTGCCGCCTGCATCGTGCTCGGCGTGGCGGCCGGATTGTTCAACGGCTTGCTGATCACGCGGCTGCGCGTGCCCGACCAGCTCGCGACGCTCGGCACGCTGTTCCTGCTGGCGGGCCTGCAACTGATCCCGACCGGCGGCCGGTCGCTCGCGACCGGTTCGGTGCTGCCCGACGGCACGGACGCGACGGGCGTGTTCCCTGCCGCGTTTCTCGCGCTCGGGCGCTTGCGGCTGTTCGACGTCGTGCCGTTGCCGGTGCTGCTGCTCGCGGCGGTGACGGTGCTGGCCTGCGTCGCGATGGAAGCGACGCGCTGGGGCCGCGTGATTTACGCGATCGGCGGCAACGAAACGGCCGCGCGACTCGCCGGCGCGCCGGCCGCGCGCTACCGGGTTGCCGCGTACGTCGTGTCGGGCGCGATCGCGTCGCTGGGCGGCGTGCTAGTCGCCGCGCGGGTCGGACGCGGCGACGTGAGCGCCGGGCATTCGCTGCTGCTCGACGCGGTGGCCGCGGCGCTGGTCGGTTACGCGGTGTGGGGCGCCAAGCGGCCGAACGTGTTCGGCACGGTCGTGGGCGCGGTATTCGTCGGCGTGCTGCTCAACGGGCTGACGATGCTGAACGCGCCGTACTACATGCAGGATTTCATCAAGGGCGTGTTGCTGGTGCTCGCGCTGGCGTTCACGTTCGGCATCGGCCGCCGGGGCGATGCGCGTGCGTGA